A segment of the Corvus hawaiiensis isolate bCorHaw1 chromosome 16, bCorHaw1.pri.cur, whole genome shotgun sequence genome:
agcctCTTCCTGCACTGCCTGTCCTTGGCAATGCCCACCCCAGAGGGCCCTGGCAGAACTATTTCCCAAGACTAAAGCCTGCAAATGAAAGGCAGGCAGTGGTGAGGAGCAAAGCTTGGCACCACAGCTCCACCTGGGCTGTGCTTCCTTTGCCCACCTCCCATGGGGGACAGAGTTCcctgttcctgctctgctgccttggcATTCCCCTGCTTGCCAGGGGCATGGGAAGCTCAGCAgtcccagctcttccttctctctcctgtctTTCCAGGGGAacagctgccctgctgggatCTTGGCCCTGGCAAACTAGATCAACAACCTCTGCCATAAAGCActgaccacaaagccagggttTTGGGGATGGAGTAACTGTGatgtcctggttctggccaggacaggggTCATTTTTGCAGGACCAGGACATACCTTGTACACTTTTGCTATTActgttgttgctgttactgctccttatctcattgctgtttccagtaaattgcttttatttcaatCAGTGATCTTCACCTTTTGTGCCAGTTCTTCTCTCCATCCCACCccagaggagggggaggaggggcagTGAGTGAGGTGGGAGTGTTTCAGTGAATGCCATTCCTAAACCACCACATGTGACCACACCCAGCCCCTGAGGACAGCAAGAACCCAAAGTGAACCAGAGTGGGCTGGTGGGAGGAACAGGCTTTGAAGCCCAGATctgggatggcagcagagcagacatTCCAACAGGAACAGGGCTGCACTTCGAGCTCCCCTGCAGCTCAAAGAGCCAAAACATCACAAACTCCACTCCCTTCACCCCTCCAAAACAAACTTCCTTTTTTATGGCCTCAGATCCATTCTCTGGGCCAATCCCCATGGCACAGGAGGAGCCAGGGACACGTTTCAGAGGCCCTGGGGAGCTTGGGATGCAGAAAAGGATAATGAATTGATTGCTGTGTGCAACTGTCACCTTTCTATCACCACCCAGACCTGAACAACAAGGGCTGCAGGAAGCTGAAGGCAGATAAAACTTCCAGGCTTGGAGCTTCTCCTCCAAACCAAAACCTTTCAAACAAAGATCCTGGGAACCTTGAGTCAGGCCCCAAGAGCTGCTGGTTGTTGTCCTCTGCTGTCCCTTGTCCTCCCCGCTGTGTTCTCTGGTGGCCACGgcctgctctgtgccctgccAGCCGTGGTGGCCCTCGGCAGAGCCACGGTGCTGCTGGCACGGCCCCCGTGCTCCCTCTCCCAGGCACACTCAGCTTCCGGGTGGAACAGTCACCCGACGTCAGTATTCCTGCAGccaccagggaaaaaaaggggacaGTCACCCTCTGGGGGCACATAGACACAAGGGGAATATGGATTTTCCAAAGGGAGAACCAACCAGAGGGCACACAAGGACGAGtcagagcccagccctgtgtgTGGGCTATGAGTGAACTCTGGGGACAGGGCAGTGAGGGATGGTGTCCCCTCAGTGCCACAgcctgggacagggcagggcagctgtTCCCACTCACCCTCCTGGCTTGGTTATGGCTTTGGCCAGCTCTGCCCGCTCTGCCCCAGGGCTTGGAGCCTTTGGAGGTTTTGAGTCACAGTCTGCAGAGCTTTTCCTGAGGACAAAGcaaaggggaaaagcagcattAGGAAGGGGCCAGGAAACAGGAAAGAACAGGCTGCACTCAgccactgctgtgctgcttttccctgctctgaaaACAGGGGTGTCTCTACTGTCTGCAAGTTGCTGGGACAAATTCCTGTCACCAGGAGAACAGGACGCAGGATTAGGGAACCacttccccagcagctctctccaCTGAGCAGGAGATGCAGGGACCATCCCCCCTCATCTCTCAGCCTGGACCTGTCACCAGGGGATGAAGTAGAGCCCAAGATCTGCAGCAAGAATAAGTTGCCAGCACCAACTCCAGCGCCTGGAAGCTTCCCTGAAGGAGCAGGGATTGTGGGGTGTCTCCCAACAACCGCTCCAAACCACCAAACCCCACCCAGCACAAGAGTCCCTCCACATGCCCAGAGCCCTTCCCACCTTACCCATCTCTCCCACAcactcctccagcacagctgacaGCTCAGGCAAGCTCAGGAACTTCAGGGAAGGTGGCCACCCTTCCAGCACtgcaaggacagggacacagtTAATCCATCTGCACGCTCTCTGGGACACAGCACACGAGGGGTTGGTGTTGCTGGGAAGCATCACCAGCCTAAGGGGTTCCAGTTAGGGGTTCTGAATCACATAGGAAGAGAGgtgcagctgcctgtgccaAACTGAGGAGTTTTCTGGCAATTCTACCACTTAGGAATCTATGTTTTTATGCTGGCTGGGTCGTTTATTAAGAGAATCTTAAAGGGATTAAGTGTAGTGGACAGAAATCAACAGGATCTCTACTTGTCTCACTTCTAAGACAGGCAGCAAAGAACAGGTCACCAGGAACATGGCACAGGGAGCAAGGTCAGAGAATctcagaatcatggaatggtttgggttggaagggaccttaaagtccatcccattccaccccctgctgtggatagggacacctttcactagaccaggttgctccaagccccgtccaagctggccttgagcacttccagggatcatTTACCAACTGCTAGGGATAAGGAGTTGCTGGATCAGGCCTGCCCAGCCAGAGGTTTGTCCCATGGATCCAACAGCAAAATCCTCCAAACTGGGTTAGGGAACCAACCACATCTCCTGGTTCAGACCCTGCTCCAGTGCACAGGGTGGTAACAAAcctgagctgcagccacaggctCACGAAGCAGAGCTGTCACTGAGGCCTGTGCTACAGCTCTGCATTTTCAGCCACAAACACCTGCCAGACCCCAAAACTTCCCACTTGCTGAGAACCAGAACTTGCTGAGAAACTCAGCAAGTTAAACTCCCAAGTGCCCTGAGAGCTTTAAATGCTTCTCCTGAGCAAGAATTAAACTCACTCTAAGAGTTTGGCTGCTCACCCATTCCCAGCTGTCTGACTTCATCCTTTCAGCAAGGAAAGGCAAGCAGGGGGGGTGCTCTGGGctccccctctgcagctggagctgctgctcacctGGGCGCTCCCCGGGCCGCCGGCTCTCCCTGGTGCCGCGCCGCTCCCACATGTCCAGCGCTCCTTCATCCGCCCGCTCTGGGCCCAGCCGGGCCgacagctctgcctggcagctcctgccaaacCACACCACAGCCATCAGCAGCGCCCAGGGACATGCTGGGAGTGACACTGCACACTCCTACAGCCTGCAGTACCTGCGTGGGGTGCCCAGGCAGCGCCTCTAAGGCACTGGGGTACAACCTGCtccttgctgcttcccaggaagagGAAGTGGTCCCCCAGCCCAAGCTTGGGGCGCTGGCACTGCTCAGCTCCCAGCCACTGTTCCCcatctgcagccacagccagctTTGCCCTGTTCACAGAGGAGCTGCGGGGGCACAAGACAAGGAGGGGCTGGGGTGAGCAGCAGGAAGCCCAAGCCAGGGGCTGTGCCTGGTCTGTGTGAGAATCAAGCCGAATCCAAGGCTTCTAATGGGCAAAAGAAAAGACCTcaggacaggcaggaggggCACCCAAGTTGTCATCACCAACATCAAGGCTGTCATCACCATCACCATCAATTCAAGCAGTGTCCGTTCAGAGCATGCCAGGGCCCttccacagcagcctcagctcctcAGTCAGGAGGAAAAGTCAGGCTCTGCCCCTTGCAGTGGGAATATTGCTCTGCTGAGCTTCGGGATCCAACTTCAGCTCACCCTGGCTTGGCAGCAAGCAGACCCCACTCCCTCTGGGCTAGGATCCATAAGCAGCAGGATTTATGCCACTTTCAGGGATGTCCCTGTTCTATCAATGGGCAGAACAAGGCCTGTAACAGGAGTCCAACTGGGGCAGAGAGAAAAGCACCACAAAGGCAGTAAAAGGAATGTCAggaggtgggacagggctggtTTTTCTGCCAGGTGTCACAGAGTTGTAAGAAAAGTATTCTTCACTTGCAAATCACTGCACATCCCTTGGTAGGTTATGAGTTAAAAACTCCTTTTTGTATTTACCTGATCACCAAGTTTTACCCTGGACACTGGGTAAGCACTAAACCTCAGCCTTTTGGTTGCTTCTAGTTGAAACAGGagcacccagcacccccaaaaaGGCCACTTACAGCTCATGCCTCTGACCAAAGCTTCACATGTGCTCCCGTGGCTGTGGCCTTCCACTAGGGAAAGTCAGGCAGGACCCAAAATGTGTTCAGGTACCAGGTGAGCTCTCCTGCCTTATCCTGAGCATCACGTGTAAGACCACCAATATGACCCCAACTCCCATTTCCCAGCAGTCTCAGTGTCACTTCCTGGGAATGACTTACTTGATCTGATCCAGCAGGACTCCAGCATCCTTGGTGATGGCCTGAGCCTCTCTGAGCTGGCACTGGATGGCATTCCAGGTCTCATCCCGCTCCATCAAACAGCTCTCAGCCACTGCACGCAGCTTCTGCTCCTGGCACACCTGGCCCTTCATCACCTGCACCTCTTcacacctctgcagcagagcacactGGGGATCAGGCTGGGAGTACTGAACATCTCCTACCTGCTGCTCTCACATGTCCCTGGAGTCCCTGCTGTTTTAATGTCCTAGGCAGCCAGAACGTTCCTTTCCAGTGGGAAAGGAAGCTGGATGAAGCTTGTATACTGAGTACAGGTTCTCTCCACACCAAGCCCAGCCCCACAGTTAACaattctcccttcctctctgttTACAAAGTTACTCATTAGTCCAAACTACCCAAACCAACACAAGTCTGTTCACTGATGGCTGCACAACTTCACCATAAAAATGACACTGCTGGAAAAGAGTAGGGATTTAATTCCTGCCCCTGGCTCCTATAGCTCTCAGTTGGATGGGAAACTGACACAAAGGAGCACAAAGGATGAGGAGTGGATAAGCTGTACTTGTGGTGTACTTGACACCAACTGTGTCCACTACAACTCGTGGTCTGGGGTGAAGGAAAAACATCAGAGGCACAACAAAAACACAGCGCTGATCACTTCCTGCAGGATGTAGGGCCCtgaggagctcccagcagcctcACCTTGTGCAGCTGGATGGCCAATTCCTGCATCTCCGCTTCCAGCCGATCAGCGTAGGCCAACTCCAGCGCGTCGCTGGGCGGGCGGGCGCTGCTGTGCCAGCGCGCGATGGCCGAGGTCATCTTCCTCTTGGGGCCAAACAGCCTGGGGGGATGGAACCGACAGGGGTCAAGCCCTGCACCACCTGTCCCTAAGCCCAACGGGGTGCCATGAGGACCTCTGCAGTGTCCTGGCCTCTCAAAGGTACCTCCAGAAGCAGGAGCATGTTACAGTGAGGACATGGGGATGTCAATTTGTGTGGGAGGCAGCTGAAGAGAGCAGCACTCCCCAGCTAAACCCTCCTGACCAGGGTGGACATGGTTGGTAAGGGAAAGCTGGGAAGGACAAGACAGACACTCACGTGATGCCTATTTCCTTCAGGTCACTCTCTGTGAGGGTCAGGAAGATCCGGAGGTCCACGTCTTGCTCTTCAAACACCTGCAGGTACTTCAGGCACCCAATCTCCTCAAGGAATGTTGCCAGGTCCTGCAGCCCAGACAAAACAAACTTACTGATACCTTCACAACAAAAGCATCACCATTCCTCTTAATCATAAACATCTGCTTCCTTGTGCTGTTGTAACACCTTTCTGGGTTCCACAAGCAACCACAACTTCCTGTGGTTCCCAGCCCTTCTCCACAGTCACACACCAGGACTGgcctctctgctgcagccacagcctcttCTAATAAGTGCAGAGCAGAATGACACAGCACCATCCACCCCAGCCCACACCACTGCCAACTGTGATGCCCACCCACAGGCCTGAAGGGTCTAGGAAACCCCTCCAAGCAACAGCAACAGCTCAGCAAACAGCTCCTGTACAAGAAATTGCTGTTTCACAAGAGTTTTGGTTTGGGCAGAGGTTTGATGTTTTCCAAGATGTTCTGGTGACCTTGGAAAAGCCTCCCACGCCTGGCACAGTGACAGAGCCTGCAGGACAAGTCTGTGTGGTTACCTGGGGCCCTGTGTAGGCCGGGGGCTCAGGAAGGACCaggtgctggctgcagcccccagccttCCCCAGGCAGTGGCTCCACTGGCTGTCACTGTTGCTGTAGCGAGCCTTGCCCTTAAAGCTCTTGGCTTGTTTTCGACTCGGGGGGCTGCTGGCATGGTCAGAGTCctggaaaaggaataaaacacgCTCAGAATGGAAAGGATGACTGTGCAGAGATGTCAGGATCACTGGGGCTAACAAGTACAGACTCCTCCAAGACCTAAAGGCCCTTTTGTactgcagcccagagctgccttGACCAATGTGAGCTGTGAGTAACCTCCAACCTCTTCCCCTTCCTTGGTTTTCCTGTCCCTGGAACAGCACCTTTCCTCACCCAGCCTGGTCCTGCAGGTTCCCATGGGAGTAGAGTCACCCAAGGGTGACAGCATTGCCCAAGCTgaaggcagagaaaggaaaatccaCCTCATTGCTTTCCAAGGAGCCTTCACTGCTGAGTCCTGGGATTCTGATGAGGCattcgctgctgctgctgctgctcctgatggTTCCCAAGCTGTTGCTGGACAAAACACTATCCTCTGGAtaggaacaggaaaaaatgtttaagtACAACTTTGTTACATTCTGGTTTTACACAGTTACCAGTAAAACCTCCTGGAGGTGCAAAGGGAGGGGAAACCCAGAACAAGGCTTCATGGGCAGCACTCAGGAAACAAGAGAGCCCTGAGGGAGAAATAACACAGTCTCCAGCAGTCATCTTTCCCCAAGTCCGTTTGCTACAGAGACACTTCTGGAAAGAGCCATGCTCTGTCCCACCCTCCTTCAGATTATTTGTGCATATTGATGGAATTACCATGCTAAGCTTTATCTTCTGTAGCTAAACCATCCCAGCTTTCCTTTAGGAGAGACATTCCAATCTTAGCATCTTACTGGGAAGGGAAGCCAAGGCCTGGACTCACAcccagctgtgcactgcaagCTACACCATGTTCTGAGACAGTGACTtacccctgctgctgctgctctccacatCCAGCTCATTAATTGGGGAGGTGACATCCCTGTTCCTGATGACACCTGGCTCACAGCTGCCATCATTGCTGAAGGTGACATAGCCCTGAGGGGGCACCTGCTCTGTGTGTAACAGGAAAGGGAGAACAAAGATTAGTATGCAAGTTATCAGGGAGGCTCCTGCAGAGAATGCAACCACTCATggatgtgaaaaaaaccaaaatgtgaGACTGCCCTCTCAACTGGCAGGTTTCATTCTAAAAAGCAGAACACCTGAGAAATGCAGATTCCTGCAGTTCCCTCACATTGCCCCACAGCAAATGTACTTCATCTACACGCTTACATTGAAAGTAGTCAGAGGAAACCTCATAGCAGAGATGTACCTTCAACAGCAGTTCCAGCATTCCCTCTCCTTTTTATACCCAAATTCCAaaagaggagaagcagctgcttAAGAGAGCAAGGTGCCAGCTATGtcccactcccagccctgcatgcCCTGCAGAACCAAGCCCTCTGCAGCTGTGCTAAAACACCAGGAGCATCCCACTGGCATTTAAGAAGCTGACAGTATCACTCCAATACAGGCTGTGGGATAACACAGACTTATGTTTAAGAGAATGAACTGAGCTTTGAACACGCTTTCAAGTCCATAATCTTGGTTATTCCAGGCAACCAATCTGAGAAATACCCATGACAGACAGTAAAACCTCCTAGCACTGCATCCAGGGGCTGATGTCTGAAGTGGGATCCTCTTTCTCTTGGTCTGTTGCAAAGGTTTTGCAATCTCATTTTTAGAGGCATTTAAAGCATCAAGGAAGGCAAAACTCACAAGATCACTCTCATGATCAATGATTTCTTGGCCACTGTGACCCCTCCCTGTCACCAGCTTGAGAAGGGCTCTCAAACTTTTGAGCCTATCTCAAGAAGGGAAACTGAACTGTTCTCAAGAGTCAAGGGAACAGTAATTGAGGTGAGAGCAGAAAAGTATCCCACTCATCAATATCCAGCCTTGACAAGAGTTCAGGGGGTTTTCTTTCTAACCCAGACAGTGGATAGTGAACATCATCATACAAAGCTATCTTTGTTCTGTACAAAGCACACATGAATcccaaacaaacaggaaaaatgtgtAGCAGGAACAGTTGCAGTGCATTTGAGGCCTCAGGGGACTGTCCCTCAGGCTCCCAACTCTCCTCACCATAGTGAGAATGCTTCCTTCCTCCAATCCCAACTGCTGTGATCTTGGCCAATGCCTGGGGCCCCTCGTGGATGCTGGGACCCTTGGTCCTACGAGCAGGTCTCTGTCTCTGGGGAGCAGAACATGATTCATCTGAAGAACTCAGCTCTTCATATTTGCCTGTAGTTCAAACACAGGTTGTTAGCAGCACAGGAAGTCATTCCCCTGCTTTACTTGCTACTGGTCCCATAAATgcagtgggaagaaaaagggaaatgttaAAAAGTGAGGGTGAAACAGCTAAACTAGGTCAGAAAGGGGCCAGCAGACAAGAGTTGTTGGATTCATGCCTCTTCCATTCTCAGAAATGCTGGAATTTCCAGGATAGACCAGCTAGCACTACCCCATATACACAGTATAATATACTTTCAAACTATCAAACACCTCCCTTCAGGTTCCATCTCAAAGTGAATGAGGTAAAACATCTGTTACCTGGACCTCTGCAGAAGACCTTGGGCACTGGGGCTGCATGCAAATCTATCAGCCCCACAATCTTGGTGTGGCCATACTTCATGGCCAGGGTCCGTGCTGTGGCTCCAGTGTTATCTCGGACATCTGCCTTCACtccctgcagaaaaaaatacctgtTTAAGTGCACATGGCAGAGGGCAGTATAGAAAGTACatatgtatattaaaaaaaacccccaaggaTTGTCTTAGCTCCTCCATCAGCAATACAGGCTCACTTTTGACAGGCAGCTCAAGCAGCACTAATACCCTGAATGCCTTTCTAGCTGTCTCCAGTCTCTCCAGTCCCTGAATGCAAATAGCCCCAGCATATGGCTCTTGTGCATTGCTGCCACTGGGAACTGGTTTGTTTGATCTGAAGTGTTTTGTATTGCTGCCTCCTTCTGGCAGTAAGATGGACCAGTCAAATGGGATGAAAACCAAATTGTGTAAGAGCCCTGAATGCTCATAAGCTTTTGGATGCAGGATGTCCACTAGCCTGAGCATGCAAGCCTGTAAATACAATAAAAGAATTACAGCTCTGTTTTCTACTTCAGTCATTACTCAGTTAAATCTGGACAGTCACACCTCACTCCTACTCCTGCAAGGCCAGTGTAAAATCATGGTACCAGCCTGCAGAAAGCAGGTACTTTTGAAACAGTCCTCAAAGTCTGGGACTTCAGATGTGACTGTCATCAAGGAGCAAACATAACACTGTCAAAAAAAGTCTGGTGTCAAACTTGTGGTAGTTCCTCTGAGGGCTGGAACCAGGGACTTTCAGCTACACAGAGAACTGTCAGGACACTTACATGATTGAGAAGGTACTGAACAATTATCTCATGGCCAGAAGCAGCTGCTTCCATCAGAGGTGTGTATCCATAGACTGGCTCCCTGGGGAGAGAACAGACACATGGACTGGTACAACCACAGCTGAACTGTGCTGCAGTTTTGCCATACCCTAACAGAGCATTTCCATCCCTCAACCTTCGCTGAGCACAGACTCTATGATGTACTGGCTGTCCTGCTGTAAAATTCCCTGGGGAGATTCAGTGTTCCTAAATTGGCTGCACAGCAACAGATTACTCTTCCAGCTGCAGGTCTGCCTTTAAGAGCCCAAATCAGTTTTGCAGGAGCTAATAAGGCAGGAACCTCTTGTTGCCCTCAGGCAGTTCCACGTGCATAAATGTATGACAGCCACCAAGGCATGGGAATGCAGGGCACACTTCAAAAACCAACCTGAATTCTGAGTATATAAAATAATCAATAGAAAGACTTGCGAAGTGCAGTTGAGTTCAGAAGGTGTCAGTGTTTAGCTGATAATTAAACAAGCAGTAAATCTAATTTCCCTTGATCTTAGTTTAATAAACAGGGACAGCATGGGCAGACTTCAATTCAGTTTGCAGGTCACCTGTCCCTGCATTAGCTGTGCCACACATCCTAAGGTACAGGGGGAAGACAAAAGCAGGTGTCTGTTGGAGTGTGTTCATCTGCCACCTGTTGCTTTCACACTGAATGACAAATGACAATGAAATGACAATGGAATGAAGATTCCTCCTTACTTGCAGTTGGCATTTGCCCCATTCTCCAGTAAGAACTTGACCATCTGCTGGTGCCCAGCGCTGGTGCAGTGGAACAAGGCAGTCCAGCCATGGATGTCCTTCatctccagctctgccccttGCTGCAAGAGAACAGACAATGCTCCTTACTGcacctgctctgctcagtgTGGATGCTGAAAGCTTGatcacagagaaattttccagctttctgccagCATCCGTGTGAGAGTCTTGCTTTCACACACACGCTGGCTGGGAacagtgagaggtttttgtAAACTAATACCTTTATCTTGCAGCTGCACAGTTTGTTATGTTACTgactggagaaatattttgaaatggatgTTGTAGGGTTTAACCAATCATTCTAAGAGGTGGAAGGTCAAAGGACCAATAACCTTATGCCATTCAAGCAAACCAGGTTATATAAATGAGtttggaaattaataaataattccattCCCTTCCTCTGGACTGAAGTCTGTATTGCTTTTCTCGTCATCCCCAGTACAACAGCGACAGCTCAGGCTTTCAGCCACtgcccctctgtgctgggacacCAGGAGTTTAAATCAAATCCCACCATGAAGCTGAACTCACAACAGAACACAAAGTGGCCACTTGTGGATAATCCCACCATGAGCATTTAAACCACGTGCTGTGGCTTTACCTGTTTTTTATGGGATACACACCTGTAGAAGGAAGTAAGCAACACTCTCGTTGCCACAGCTGGAGGCCAGCATGAGGGGGGTCTGCCCTTCTGGGGTGGGGATGTTCACATTCACTCCCgcttccagcagcaggtgcACGATGTTGTCGTGGCCAATGTAGGAAGCGTACATGAGTGGGGTCCAGCCCCCACAGTTCCTCTGGTTCAAATCCAGGTCTCCACTAAGGAACAGAGGAAAGAAGTCACATGAACTactgggcaggagctgtggaCCACAGCTGGCTCCTGCAGACTCTTGTTATCAGCATTGTACTGAAAGAATTCTAGCACTGAAGCCTGCAGGGGAATTTCTACCAGCCCCAGCACAACCTCCCCCAAAtcgcagaatcacagaatggtttgggtagaAGGGACCTTCGAGACCACCTCATTCCACCCCCATGCCATGAAAGGGACACACCTCCCACTAAAACACTAAGGAGCTAATTTTTATCAACAGATTTGCCCCTGGAAACTTTGTGCCAAGAACCCTTTGGGAGTCCCAGTGACATGTTCCCATTGCCCTGACCAGTGCGGCACTGGTGACAACCACACCTGCAGCAGGTGgcaccccagctgtgcccccccagcccctctcaccGCTGGATGCACTCCTGCACCACTTCATACTGCCCGACGGAGGAGGCTGTGTGCAGGTCCAGGGGCACATCCAGCTCCTCCCGGCAGACCACGTGCCCGACGCCGTGCCACATGGAGAGGctgcggctcagcagctccGACTCGCTGGCTTCGTCGCTCAGCTCCGACATCCCACCCTGAGGAGCCAAACCAGAGCACAGCATTCAGCTGCTGATCCCCATCTGACACAGGATTACAGCTCCAAGGTGCCACAGGCTTGGAAGGTGAGGCCAGCTCAGATGTGTGGGGTTTCAAATTCTTACCTCAACTTTGATCGACTCCTCAGCCCGAGGCAGTAACAGTTGCTGAGAAGACTCTGCTGGAAGTTCTCTCTTActgcagggagctctgggatTCCAatacactggaaaaataaaaggcaataaTGCTAAAACCCACATCTTTCAAATCTCATTTTAAGATTCCAGAAGCTTTATTTCCTCCCTGCCTAATCCAAACATGCCTAAGGCAGCTTTGAATAACTTCGGCAAGAGAAGACCAAACATCTATTTAAGAACTGAAGGTAGCTTAGTGTTATACAAAAGGATGTAATTCTTGCTCTGCATGTTTTATAATGC
Coding sequences within it:
- the ANKS3 gene encoding ankyrin repeat and SAM domain-containing protein 3 isoform X2 → MSELSDEASESELLSRSLSMWHGVGHVVCREELDVPLDLHTASSVGQYEVVQECIQRGDLDLNQRNCGGWTPLMYASYIGHDNIVHLLLEAGVNVNIPTPEGQTPLMLASSCGNESVAYFLLQQGAELEMKDIHGWTALFHCTSAGHQQMVKFLLENGANANCKEPVYGYTPLMEAAASGHEIIVQYLLNHGVKADVRDNTGATARTLAMKYGHTKIVGLIDLHAAPVPKVFCRGPGKYEELSSSDESCSAPQRQRPARRTKGPSIHEGPQALAKITAVGIGGRKHSHYEQVPPQGYVTFSNDGSCEPGVIRNRDVTSPINELDVESSSSREDSVLSSNSLGTIRSSSSSSECLIRIPGLSSEGSLESNEDSDHASSPPSRKQAKSFKGKARYSNSDSQWSHCLGKAGGCSQHLVLPEPPAYTGPQDLATFLEEIGCLKYLQVFEEQDVDLRIFLTLTESDLKEIGITLFGPKRKMTSAIARWHSSARPPSDALELAYADRLEAEMQELAIQLHKRCEEVQVMKGQVCQEQKLRAVAESCLMERDETWNAIQCQLREAQAITKDAGVLLDQIKSCQAELSARLGPERADEGALDMWERRGTRESRRPGERPVLEGWPPSLKFLSLPELSAVLEECVGEMGKALQTVTQNLQRLQALGQSGQSWPKP
- the ANKS3 gene encoding ankyrin repeat and SAM domain-containing protein 3 isoform X1; protein product: MPCAGGTSSGGGAHRGAVYWNPRAPCSKRELPAESSQQLLLPRAEESIKVEGGMSELSDEASESELLSRSLSMWHGVGHVVCREELDVPLDLHTASSVGQYEVVQECIQRGDLDLNQRNCGGWTPLMYASYIGHDNIVHLLLEAGVNVNIPTPEGQTPLMLASSCGNESVAYFLLQQGAELEMKDIHGWTALFHCTSAGHQQMVKFLLENGANANCKEPVYGYTPLMEAAASGHEIIVQYLLNHGVKADVRDNTGATARTLAMKYGHTKIVGLIDLHAAPVPKVFCRGPGKYEELSSSDESCSAPQRQRPARRTKGPSIHEGPQALAKITAVGIGGRKHSHYEQVPPQGYVTFSNDGSCEPGVIRNRDVTSPINELDVESSSSREDSVLSSNSLGTIRSSSSSSECLIRIPGLSSEGSLESNEDSDHASSPPSRKQAKSFKGKARYSNSDSQWSHCLGKAGGCSQHLVLPEPPAYTGPQDLATFLEEIGCLKYLQVFEEQDVDLRIFLTLTESDLKEIGITLFGPKRKMTSAIARWHSSARPPSDALELAYADRLEAEMQELAIQLHKRCEEVQVMKGQVCQEQKLRAVAESCLMERDETWNAIQCQLREAQAITKDAGVLLDQIKSCQAELSARLGPERADEGALDMWERRGTRESRRPGERPVLEGWPPSLKFLSLPELSAVLEECVGEMGKALQTVTQNLQRLQALGQSGQSWPKP